Proteins encoded by one window of Vibrio rumoiensis:
- a CDS encoding EcsC family protein, translating into MLLQLEEVEELRQAKQLLENPGLAAKMSNAIGSPIESGLKLLPQSWNSSINEVTQKALLKASDAAIYTMKSTSTGLASNRLHKLSVAVTGGVGGFFGVAGIAVELPISTTIMLRSIADIARAEGESVSDLETKLACLEVFALGGKSKEDDGAESGYYAVRTALAKSVLDASEFLAKKAITDQGSPILVKFTAEIAKRFGIQVTEKAAAQAVPAIGAAGGAIINTIFIGHYQDMATGHFIIRRLERVYGKELVQKEYNKL; encoded by the coding sequence ATGCTTTTACAGTTAGAAGAGGTTGAAGAGCTACGCCAAGCCAAGCAATTATTGGAAAACCCCGGCTTGGCTGCCAAAATGTCCAATGCGATTGGTTCGCCAATAGAGAGTGGTTTGAAATTGTTGCCTCAAAGTTGGAACAGCAGCATTAATGAGGTGACTCAAAAAGCCTTATTAAAAGCTTCTGATGCTGCAATTTATACTATGAAGAGCACTTCTACTGGACTCGCTTCAAATCGACTTCATAAGTTGAGCGTTGCGGTAACCGGCGGTGTTGGTGGATTTTTTGGTGTCGCTGGGATCGCCGTTGAACTGCCTATTTCAACCACGATTATGTTGCGCTCGATTGCGGATATTGCGCGCGCGGAAGGGGAATCCGTTTCTGATCTAGAGACCAAATTAGCTTGTTTGGAAGTGTTTGCACTCGGTGGCAAGAGTAAAGAAGATGATGGTGCTGAAAGTGGTTATTATGCAGTAAGAACCGCATTAGCTAAGTCTGTTCTTGATGCTTCTGAGTTTTTAGCTAAAAAAGCCATTACCGATCAAGGTTCGCCGATTCTGGTTAAGTTTACCGCTGAAATAGCCAAACGCTTTGGAATTCAAGTCACTGAAAAGGCGGCTGCGCAAGCGGTACCCGCCATTGGTGCAGCTGGTGGCGCTATTATCAATACGATTTTTATTGGCCATTATCAGGATATGGCAACTGGGCACTTTATTATCCGTCGCCTAGAGAGAGTTTATGGAAAGGAACTCGTGCAGAAAGAGTACAATAAGCTTTAA
- a CDS encoding IS30 family transposase: MNYQQLTEGRRYQISALLEQGISISEIAKTVKCHRSTLYRELRRCGTKEQYSPDTAQQLSRAKRLNASKYRVPQQRVEFIEFLITQDWSPEQISHVLTRIGEKVSHEWIYRFIACNKRQGGKLFRHLRQGHKRYRRGKKDKAPAIKNAISIDERPKDVDNRTRFGDWEIDTVLGKHGTGAIVTILERATRFYLVKKVPSKSAEDVTRATIDLLRPYKRFVHTITADNGREFAGHMEVAQALETDVYFAHPYSSWERGANENANGLLRQYIKKGTDLRSVSDDEVERAQLRINYRPKKCLGFKQPAVIFSKMMLAA; this comes from the coding sequence ATGAATTATCAGCAGTTGACCGAGGGAAGACGATACCAGATTTCTGCCCTTTTAGAACAGGGAATTTCAATTTCTGAAATTGCCAAAACCGTAAAATGTCACCGCTCAACTCTCTATAGAGAGTTGAGACGATGCGGTACAAAAGAACAATATTCACCAGATACAGCCCAGCAACTATCTAGGGCAAAGCGATTAAACGCATCTAAGTATCGAGTACCGCAACAACGTGTGGAATTTATTGAGTTTTTAATAACGCAAGACTGGAGTCCAGAGCAAATATCTCACGTTCTTACTCGTATTGGAGAAAAAGTCAGTCATGAATGGATTTACCGTTTTATTGCCTGCAATAAACGGCAAGGCGGTAAACTGTTTCGTCATTTACGCCAAGGTCATAAACGCTATAGAAGAGGCAAGAAAGATAAAGCTCCCGCAATAAAAAATGCCATTTCAATAGATGAAAGACCCAAAGATGTCGATAATCGTACACGTTTTGGTGATTGGGAAATTGATACAGTTCTTGGTAAACATGGTACGGGCGCTATTGTCACAATCTTAGAGCGAGCCACACGGTTTTATTTAGTAAAAAAAGTGCCTTCAAAATCAGCAGAAGATGTGACCAGAGCGACGATAGACTTATTACGGCCATACAAACGATTTGTTCATACTATAACGGCCGATAATGGCAGAGAATTTGCGGGTCATATGGAAGTAGCACAAGCCTTAGAAACCGATGTGTATTTTGCTCACCCTTATAGTTCTTGGGAGCGCGGTGCTAATGAAAATGCTAATGGCCTGTTGAGACAATATATCAAGAAAGGAACAGATTTACGGTCGGTGAGTGATGATGAAGTTGAGCGAGCCCAACTTCGGATAAATTATCGTCCAAAGAAGTGTTTAGGGTTCAAGCAACCAGCCGTCATTTTTAGCAAAATGATGTTGGCTGCTTGA
- a CDS encoding porin family protein encodes MKNLKLALCLFSTTLPIAAPTLAADTDTTNREFSGFYLGAGYGKSYFSDGGLEKDLPNYIDGNKVDFDIGTDDNNYQIYGGYYFNRIVGVEANYIDYGDIDIKEKYSGYKDSTSVKSVSLAANIGYTFDNGIRIFALPGLAYIDSDASKENIGFHFGTGVEYSPISLPNLAIRAIYQGDLFFSEEEDKDGDAYSLVSSSLALGLAYRF; translated from the coding sequence ATGAAGAATTTAAAATTAGCGCTTTGTTTGTTTAGCACGACTTTACCTATCGCAGCGCCTACTCTAGCAGCAGATACGGATACAACCAATCGTGAATTTTCTGGTTTTTACCTTGGTGCAGGTTATGGTAAGTCATATTTTAGTGATGGTGGCCTAGAAAAAGATTTGCCTAATTATATAGATGGCAACAAAGTCGATTTCGATATTGGTACAGATGACAATAATTATCAAATTTACGGTGGTTACTACTTTAACCGCATTGTCGGAGTTGAAGCTAACTATATAGACTATGGTGATATAGATATCAAAGAAAAATATAGTGGATATAAAGATAGTACATCCGTAAAAAGTGTCTCACTGGCAGCGAATATCGGTTATACCTTTGACAATGGCATTCGTATATTTGCCCTACCTGGTCTTGCTTACATTGATAGTGATGCAAGTAAAGAGAATATTGGGTTCCACTTTGGTACAGGTGTTGAATATTCACCAATCAGCCTACCTAATTTGGCAATCCGAGCGATATATCAAGGTGACTTATTCTTTAGTGAAGAAGAAGACAAGGATGGTGATGCTTATTCTTTAGTGTCTTCGTCCCTAGCACTTGGCCTCGCCTACCGCTTCTAA
- a CDS encoding outer membrane beta-barrel protein, with translation MKKTLLALALMGAASPALADSWLYAGVNYGTADFTDSSAGNEGTYGLNVGTGILPFIGVEAGYWDLGDIAGSDLKTVYAAIKPSINVGPLEFYGKLGANKYDVGSGREFKDDDGYDFMYGAGVEYTVLDGIPLGSLSLGLAYNHFGFDKFDANTYSLSATFHFL, from the coding sequence ATGAAAAAAACACTTTTAGCTTTGGCTTTAATGGGAGCGGCGTCACCAGCATTAGCGGATTCATGGCTTTATGCTGGCGTAAACTACGGTACGGCTGATTTTACGGATTCTAGTGCAGGTAATGAAGGCACTTATGGACTGAATGTTGGTACTGGCATTCTACCTTTTATTGGTGTTGAAGCTGGCTACTGGGATTTAGGTGATATTGCCGGTTCTGATCTAAAGACCGTTTATGCTGCGATTAAGCCAAGCATTAATGTCGGTCCACTTGAGTTTTACGGTAAATTAGGTGCTAACAAATATGATGTTGGTTCTGGCCGTGAATTCAAAGATGATGATGGTTATGATTTCATGTATGGCGCTGGTGTTGAATACACAGTATTAGATGGTATTCCTCTAGGCTCGTTGTCACTTGGTCTTGCTTATAATCACTTTGGCTTTGATAAGTTTGACGCAAATACTTACTCATTAAGCGCAACATTCCATTTCTTATAA
- the hrpA gene encoding ATP-dependent RNA helicase HrpA has product MNNPHDSAHSSSHSHSSPSENSVQGNTASSLRAALKDCMIRDRFRLSKRIHGASKIKKPEAKAAVFDEIAMDIAKSMMVVQNRRLHKPHIEYPENLPVSQKRDDIAEAIANHQVVIIAGETGSGKTTQIPKICSELGRGRAGLIGHTQPRRLAARSVASRIAEEMQTPMGEYVGYKVRFNDQISDNTQIKLMTDGILLAEIQHDRFLNQYDTIIIDEAHERSLNIDFIMGYLKELLPKRPDLKIIITSATIDPERFSNHFDKAPIIEVSGRTYPVDVRYRPLNPDDADQDLDQLEGIFQAVDELCDEPGLGDILIFMNGEREIRDTADALSKRALSHRNMRDTEIVPLYARLSSAEQNRIFQSHTGRRIVLATNVAETSLTVPGIKYVIDPGTARISRYSYRTKVQRLPIEPISQASANQRKGRCGRVSEGICIRLYSEEDFNSRPEFTDPEILRTNLASVILQMTSLGLGDIEAFPFVEAPDKRNIQDGVRLLEELGAINPNANDPKKRLTATGRKLARLPIDPRLARMVLESVKYNCLQEVMIIASALSIQDPRERPSDKQQSSDDKHKRFFHEESDFFTFVNVWNYIKEQQKALSSNQFRKQCKQDYLNYLRVREWQDVYFQLHQAMREMDAKLNIEAAGYQSVHTALLVGLLSHIGVKDTEKNEYQGARNARFHIFPASGLFKKQPKWIMSAELVETSKLWGRIIAKIQPEWIEPLAPHLIKRSYSEPHWSKKQAAVIASEKVMLYGIPIVPKRNVNYGPIDPVVSREIFIRSALVEGDWETKHKFFHQNRKLLREVEELEHKSRRRDILVDDDELFNFYDQRVSTDVVSGRHFDSWWKKASIDTPELLDFEKEMLLQGDASHVTDLDYPNFWHQNGLKLKLSYQFEPGQDNDGVTVHIPLPILNQVSPDGFDWQIPGLRHELVVSLIKSLPKGLRRNFVPAPNYADAFLSRVTPMEMPILDALEKELRRMTGVEVKREDWQLEQIPDHLKVTFRAVDHRKRKLKEHYDLYELKESLKDKVQETLSKVADDDIEQQGLHTWSFGELPRVYQQKRGGFEVKAFPALVDAKDSVEIKLFETEQEQQQAMRAGQRRLVLLNVPSPIKYLHSNLPNKSKLGLYFNPYGKVLDLIDDCIACGVDKLIEEKGGLVWQPEQFEALKEHVRAELGDTVVDIAQQVETILTTAFNINKKLKGKVDFSMAFALSDIKAQVEGLIFKGFATECGWKRLPDILRYMKAIERRMEKLPIDSNKDRLHMLKIEAVVKDYKELLNKIPKGLEVPDNVKEIRWMIEELRVSYFAQQLGTPYPVSDKRVKNAIDAC; this is encoded by the coding sequence TTGAACAATCCTCATGATAGCGCCCATTCTTCCTCGCATTCTCACTCTTCACCTTCAGAGAATAGCGTACAGGGCAATACCGCGAGCAGCCTTCGTGCCGCGTTAAAAGATTGTATGATCCGTGATCGCTTTCGTTTAAGTAAGCGTATTCATGGTGCCAGTAAGATTAAGAAGCCAGAAGCCAAGGCGGCGGTATTTGATGAAATCGCGATGGATATTGCTAAGTCGATGATGGTGGTGCAAAACCGTCGCTTGCATAAACCACACATTGAATATCCTGAAAACTTACCGGTTAGCCAGAAGCGTGATGACATTGCCGAGGCGATTGCCAATCACCAAGTGGTGATCATTGCTGGTGAAACAGGCTCAGGTAAAACGACCCAGATCCCTAAGATTTGCAGTGAATTAGGTCGTGGTCGTGCTGGTTTGATTGGCCACACGCAGCCACGTCGCTTAGCGGCGCGCTCGGTAGCTTCTCGTATCGCTGAAGAAATGCAAACCCCGATGGGCGAGTATGTCGGTTATAAAGTCCGTTTTAACGATCAAATATCGGATAATACGCAAATTAAGTTAATGACAGACGGTATTTTACTGGCTGAAATTCAACACGATCGTTTTTTAAATCAATACGATACGATTATTATCGATGAAGCGCACGAACGTAGCTTGAATATTGATTTCATCATGGGTTACTTGAAAGAGTTACTACCAAAACGCCCAGATCTTAAAATCATTATTACTTCGGCCACCATTGACCCTGAACGTTTCTCTAATCATTTTGATAAAGCGCCAATCATTGAGGTTTCTGGTCGTACTTATCCGGTGGATGTGCGCTATCGTCCGCTCAACCCTGACGATGCTGACCAAGACCTTGATCAATTAGAAGGTATTTTCCAAGCGGTTGATGAACTGTGTGACGAGCCGGGGCTAGGTGACATTCTGATCTTTATGAATGGTGAACGTGAAATTCGCGATACGGCGGATGCGTTATCTAAACGTGCCCTTAGTCACCGAAATATGAGAGATACCGAAATTGTGCCTTTGTATGCACGCTTATCCTCAGCCGAGCAAAACCGCATATTTCAATCTCATACTGGCCGTCGAATCGTACTGGCGACCAACGTGGCGGAAACTTCATTAACGGTTCCGGGCATCAAATACGTGATTGACCCGGGTACTGCGCGTATCAGTCGTTACAGTTATCGAACCAAAGTACAACGCTTGCCAATTGAACCCATTTCACAAGCCAGTGCCAATCAGCGTAAAGGGCGTTGTGGCCGTGTCAGTGAAGGTATTTGTATTCGTTTGTATTCGGAAGAGGATTTTAACTCTCGCCCTGAATTTACCGATCCTGAAATTCTGCGTACCAATCTAGCTTCGGTTATTTTGCAAATGACTTCATTAGGGCTCGGTGATATCGAAGCTTTCCCATTTGTAGAGGCGCCGGATAAACGTAATATCCAAGATGGGGTACGTTTACTTGAAGAGCTTGGTGCGATTAACCCTAATGCCAACGATCCTAAAAAACGTTTAACCGCAACAGGGCGTAAATTAGCGCGTTTGCCAATTGATCCACGTTTGGCGCGCATGGTGTTGGAATCGGTTAAATACAACTGTTTGCAAGAAGTGATGATTATCGCTTCAGCGCTTTCTATTCAAGATCCAAGGGAGCGTCCAAGCGATAAGCAACAAAGTTCGGATGACAAGCACAAACGTTTCTTCCATGAAGAATCCGATTTCTTCACGTTCGTCAATGTGTGGAATTACATTAAAGAGCAACAAAAGGCCTTATCAAGCAACCAATTCCGTAAGCAATGTAAGCAGGATTATTTGAACTACTTACGCGTTCGTGAATGGCAAGATGTGTATTTCCAACTGCATCAAGCGATGAGAGAGATGGATGCCAAACTCAATATTGAAGCGGCGGGTTACCAATCGGTACATACTGCGCTATTAGTCGGCTTACTCTCGCATATTGGTGTGAAAGATACGGAGAAAAATGAATATCAAGGTGCTCGTAATGCCCGTTTTCATATCTTCCCAGCATCAGGGCTATTTAAAAAACAGCCGAAATGGATCATGTCGGCGGAATTGGTCGAAACCTCAAAACTTTGGGGGCGAATCATTGCTAAAATTCAGCCCGAGTGGATTGAACCTCTCGCTCCACATTTAATTAAGCGCAGCTACAGTGAACCTCATTGGTCGAAGAAGCAAGCGGCCGTGATCGCTTCGGAAAAAGTGATGCTGTATGGCATTCCGATTGTGCCTAAACGTAATGTGAATTATGGACCGATTGATCCGGTTGTTAGCCGTGAAATTTTTATTCGTAGCGCTTTGGTGGAAGGTGATTGGGAAACCAAACATAAATTTTTCCATCAGAACCGTAAGCTATTACGAGAAGTTGAAGAGCTTGAACATAAATCGCGTCGCCGTGATATTTTGGTCGATGATGATGAGCTGTTCAATTTCTACGATCAGCGTGTTAGTACTGACGTAGTATCAGGCCGCCATTTTGATTCATGGTGGAAAAAAGCCAGCATCGATACCCCTGAATTGCTCGACTTTGAAAAAGAGATGTTACTTCAAGGGGATGCGAGTCATGTGACCGACTTGGATTACCCGAATTTCTGGCATCAAAATGGCTTGAAACTCAAGCTGAGCTATCAATTTGAGCCCGGTCAGGACAATGACGGCGTTACGGTACATATTCCGCTACCAATACTTAACCAAGTGAGCCCTGATGGCTTTGATTGGCAGATACCGGGATTACGCCATGAGTTAGTGGTGAGTTTGATCAAATCACTTCCGAAAGGGTTACGCCGTAACTTTGTGCCGGCGCCAAACTATGCAGATGCGTTCCTATCTCGTGTGACTCCAATGGAAATGCCCATCTTAGATGCGTTAGAAAAAGAGCTACGCCGAATGACGGGTGTAGAAGTGAAGCGAGAAGATTGGCAACTTGAACAAATTCCTGATCACCTAAAAGTGACATTCCGTGCAGTCGATCATCGTAAACGTAAACTCAAAGAACATTATGATTTATATGAGCTTAAAGAGAGCCTAAAAGATAAAGTGCAAGAAACCTTATCGAAAGTGGCTGACGATGATATTGAACAACAAGGTCTTCATACTTGGAGTTTTGGTGAATTGCCAAGGGTGTATCAACAAAAACGTGGTGGTTTTGAAGTTAAAGCTTTCCCCGCATTAGTCGATGCTAAAGACAGTGTTGAAATCAAGTTATTTGAGACCGAACAAGAGCAGCAACAGGCGATGCGAGCAGGACAACGTCGTTTAGTGTTGCTCAATGTCCCATCGCCGATTAAATACTTACACAGCAATTTACCGAACAAATCAAAGTTAGGACTGTATTTTAACCCGTACGGTAAAGTCTTAGATTTAATTGATGATTGTATTGCCTGTGGCGTAGATAAATTGATCGAAGAAAAGGGCGGCCTAGTATGGCAGCCAGAGCAATTTGAGGCGTTAAAAGAACATGTACGCGCCGAGCTTGGTGATACAGTTGTCGATATTGCGCAGCAAGTGGAAACGATTTTAACGACCGCTTTCAACATCAATAAAAAGTTAAAAGGGAAAGTCGATTTTTCAATGGCGTTTGCGCTATCAGATATTAAAGCGCAAGTAGAGGGGTTAATTTTTAAAGGGTTTGCCACCGAGTGTGGTTGGAAACGACTGCCTGATATTTTGCGTTATATGAAAGCGATAGAGCGCAGAATGGAGAAGCTGCCGATTGATTCGAATAAAGACCGTTTACATATGCTTAAAATTGAAGCGGTAGTAAAAGACTATAAAGAGCTGCTGAATAAGATTCCGAAAGGACTGGAAGTGCCTGATAACGTCAAAGAGATCCGTTGGATGATTGAAGAGTTGCGAGTGAGTTACTTTGCTCAACAATTAGGCACACCGTATCCGGTTTCTGATAAACGGGTGAAAAATGCAATCGATGCCTGTTAA
- a CDS encoding sulfite exporter TauE/SafE family protein has product MGMIFLGSFVQSAIGFGLAVVAAPLLFLISPQYVPAPIVMVALFNSLFNAYKYRNNISIGGLKMAIYGRVPGSVAGGVLLLYVSSSILSLWLGGMVLLAVLISLTPIRFEPTPKRMALAGFFSGFMGTSSSIGGPPMALILQHQDASSLRGNLAAFFVFSSLISLTVQYFIGYLTWDHVVLTLPLLPMGWLGYVAAQMVVKYVSKEWIRIFTLVLCLASAATAIIRGLQ; this is encoded by the coding sequence ATGGGGATGATTTTCCTCGGCTCATTTGTACAAAGTGCCATTGGATTTGGGTTGGCAGTGGTCGCCGCGCCATTATTATTCTTAATTTCACCTCAATATGTTCCTGCTCCAATTGTGATGGTGGCTTTATTTAACTCACTTTTTAACGCTTATAAATATCGCAATAACATCTCGATTGGCGGGTTGAAAATGGCGATTTATGGGCGAGTGCCCGGTTCAGTGGCGGGTGGGGTATTGTTGCTTTACGTGTCCAGTTCTATTCTCTCTCTATGGTTGGGTGGAATGGTGCTGCTGGCGGTTTTAATCAGTTTGACTCCAATCCGTTTTGAGCCGACGCCGAAACGCATGGCGTTGGCTGGGTTCTTTTCTGGATTTATGGGCACAAGCTCCAGTATTGGTGGCCCGCCGATGGCATTGATTTTACAACATCAAGATGCCTCATCGTTACGTGGTAACTTGGCGGCATTCTTTGTGTTTAGTTCGCTTATTTCGTTAACCGTTCAATACTTTATTGGCTATCTCACCTGGGACCACGTTGTGCTAACGTTGCCGCTATTGCCGATGGGATGGCTAGGTTATGTTGCTGCACAAATGGTCGTGAAATATGTCTCTAAAGAGTGGATCCGTATCTTTACGTTAGTGCTGTGTTTAGCGAGCGCCGCTACCGCGATCATACGAGGTTTGCAGTGA
- a CDS encoding tellurite resistance TerB family protein gives MIQSLKSFFNQLVDENTQENQGVDSNLAIAALLCQVSQADHSVDEQEQATKIQMLSKLLSLTETDAETLLQDAALRSESSASLYEFTDQLRDLEHQQRFELIQSMWQVAYADNHLDPIEEAIIRKVAELLYVNHSDFIRAKLSVAP, from the coding sequence ATGATTCAATCTTTAAAGAGCTTCTTTAATCAACTCGTTGACGAAAATACACAAGAAAATCAAGGCGTTGATAGCAATTTAGCGATTGCGGCGTTATTGTGTCAGGTTTCACAAGCGGATCACTCTGTTGATGAACAAGAACAAGCCACCAAAATACAAATGTTAAGTAAGCTGCTTTCTTTAACGGAAACCGATGCCGAAACCTTATTACAAGACGCTGCCCTGCGTTCAGAAAGCTCGGCCTCACTTTATGAGTTTACCGATCAACTACGTGATTTAGAGCACCAACAACGTTTTGAACTGATTCAATCGATGTGGCAAGTGGCCTATGCAGACAACCACCTTGACCCTATCGAAGAAGCGATCATCCGTAAGGTCGCCGAACTGCTTTATGTTAATCACAGTGATTTCATTCGCGCCAAACTCTCTGTCGCGCCTTAA
- a CDS encoding RidA family protein — protein MIERKRGIYNGRNKSSAYKDLVWTVATSADTSLDICGQTQLALQTIDSNLAEFGSDKTQIVSTQVYIANMADKPKMDKIWCEWAGDNPDNWPQRACLGVDLEGDVLIEVTVTAVRN, from the coding sequence ATGATCGAAAGGAAGCGTGGAATTTATAATGGACGAAATAAGTCGTCTGCATACAAAGATTTAGTTTGGACTGTTGCTACATCGGCAGACACAAGCTTGGATATTTGTGGTCAAACTCAATTGGCGCTACAAACAATCGATAGTAATTTAGCCGAGTTTGGATCAGACAAAACTCAGATTGTTAGTACTCAGGTCTACATCGCGAATATGGCCGATAAACCCAAGATGGATAAGATTTGGTGTGAGTGGGCTGGTGACAACCCTGACAATTGGCCCCAACGAGCTTGTTTAGGTGTAGATCTTGAAGGTGATGTACTTATTGAGGTGACAGTTACAGCTGTACGCAATTAG
- a CDS encoding MazG-related protein — translation MSDKVKVALQWLKEILDTEVVEYQIVGGLAATIHGGSREVADIDLYIRNSDADKVLSHVSKYISKPLTHYAEYGWDLEYFQLVYQNQKIEVGLSEHTKIQSHQDGSWHQFDIYFSESVIKNYQGIELPVIPIHRLVEYKRILGREVDQIDIQELTLSGAP, via the coding sequence ATGAGTGATAAAGTTAAAGTAGCCTTGCAGTGGCTCAAAGAAATCTTGGATACAGAGGTTGTGGAGTATCAAATAGTAGGTGGATTAGCGGCAACTATTCATGGTGGAAGCCGGGAAGTCGCAGATATCGATCTTTATATTCGAAATTCAGACGCAGACAAAGTGTTATCGCATGTATCAAAATACATATCCAAGCCGTTAACTCATTATGCCGAATATGGTTGGGATTTAGAGTATTTCCAATTGGTTTACCAAAATCAAAAAATTGAAGTCGGTTTGTCTGAACATACGAAGATACAATCACATCAAGATGGCTCTTGGCACCAGTTTGATATCTACTTTTCAGAATCAGTTATTAAAAATTATCAAGGTATCGAGTTGCCAGTTATCCCGATTCATCGTTTAGTCGAGTACAAGCGGATATTGGGTAGGGAAGTAGATCAAATTGACATCCAAGAGCTAACGTTGAGTGGTGCGCCATAA
- a CDS encoding DUF3465 domain-containing protein, whose amino-acid sequence MKKFIAIFIALFCLASTGAQANDHQLKQAYENHQSDVQVQGSGTVIRLLRDDNEGSRHQKFILKLDSKQTLLFAHNIDLAPRIPNLKVGDRVQFYGEYEWNKKGGVMHWTHHDPNNRHPHGWLKHNGKTYE is encoded by the coding sequence ATGAAGAAGTTTATAGCTATATTTATAGCACTCTTTTGTCTAGCCTCGACTGGTGCTCAAGCTAATGATCATCAGTTAAAACAAGCATATGAAAATCATCAAAGTGATGTTCAAGTTCAAGGCTCAGGCACAGTAATTCGCTTGCTACGTGATGACAACGAAGGAAGTAGGCATCAAAAGTTTATTTTAAAGCTGGACAGTAAACAGACCTTACTTTTTGCTCACAATATTGATTTGGCTCCTAGAATTCCAAACCTAAAAGTGGGCGATCGAGTTCAGTTTTACGGTGAATATGAATGGAATAAAAAAGGTGGTGTTATGCACTGGACACACCATGACCCAAACAATAGACACCCGCACGGTTGGTTAAAGCACAACGGTAAGACGTACGAGTAA
- the sbcB gene encoding exodeoxyribonuclease I has product MSNENAPTFFFLDYETWGVSPAKDRPSQFAGVRTDMDFNIIGEPLVIYCQPPSDYLPSPEAALITGIKPQKAVKDGLPEPEFIRRIHNELSTPNTISLGYNSIRFDDEVTRYTLYRNFYDPYAWSWQNGNSRWDLLDIMRTCYALRPDGINWPENEEGFPSFKLEHLSVANGIEHSNAHDAMADVIATIELAKKIKQAQPKLFNYLLSMRHKRKLNELVDIVNMTPLVHVSGMFGVQCSNISWIVPMAWHPTNNNAVITVNLAMDPTPLIELDAEALHQRLYTKRDDLAPDELPVPLKLVHLNKCPVLAPAKTLTAENAERIGIDRKQCLDNLALLKSHPEIREKLIAIYNIEREFAEDNNVDTQLYSGFFSPADKATIDIIRETEPEKLAGLGLSVKDARIEPLLFRYRARNFPWTLTESEQQKWLAHCREYYESNIEEYMLNLENLAHEHESDAAKIDTLKAVYQYVESLVS; this is encoded by the coding sequence ATGAGTAACGAAAACGCCCCAACCTTCTTTTTTCTAGATTATGAAACATGGGGTGTTAGTCCAGCCAAAGATCGACCAAGTCAATTTGCTGGTGTGCGTACCGATATGGACTTTAATATCATCGGCGAGCCTTTGGTGATTTATTGTCAACCACCGAGTGACTATTTACCCTCTCCAGAAGCGGCGTTAATTACCGGCATCAAACCTCAAAAAGCGGTGAAAGATGGCCTACCTGAGCCAGAGTTTATTCGTCGCATCCATAACGAACTTTCGACACCAAATACCATTTCTCTTGGCTACAACAGTATCCGCTTTGATGATGAAGTGACCCGTTATACCCTTTATCGTAACTTTTACGATCCGTATGCGTGGTCATGGCAAAATGGTAATTCTCGCTGGGATTTGCTGGATATTATGCGTACTTGTTATGCATTGCGCCCAGACGGTATTAACTGGCCAGAAAATGAGGAAGGTTTTCCAAGCTTTAAACTAGAACACCTGTCAGTTGCCAATGGTATTGAGCACAGCAACGCGCATGATGCGATGGCGGATGTCATTGCGACCATTGAACTGGCTAAGAAAATCAAACAAGCCCAACCAAAACTGTTCAATTACTTATTAAGCATGCGCCACAAGCGTAAACTCAATGAACTGGTTGATATTGTTAATATGACACCCTTGGTACATGTTTCAGGCATGTTCGGCGTTCAGTGTTCCAATATCAGCTGGATCGTTCCAATGGCGTGGCATCCAACCAATAATAACGCGGTGATTACCGTGAACCTTGCAATGGATCCTACTCCGCTTATCGAACTTGATGCCGAAGCCTTGCATCAACGTTTATACACGAAGCGTGATGATCTGGCTCCTGACGAACTCCCGGTGCCATTAAAGCTGGTTCATTTAAATAAGTGCCCAGTTCTCGCTCCAGCGAAAACCCTCACGGCAGAAAATGCTGAGCGTATTGGCATTGACCGTAAACAATGCTTAGACAATCTCGCGCTTTTAAAATCGCATCCAGAGATCAGAGAAAAACTGATCGCGATTTACAATATCGAACGTGAGTTTGCCGAGGATAATAACGTTGATACTCAGCTCTATAGCGGCTTCTTCTCACCGGCCGATAAGGCAACCATTGATATCATTCGGGAAACGGAACCGGAGAAGCTAGCAGGGTTAGGTTTATCGGTTAAAGATGCTCGCATTGAACCACTTTTGTTCCGATATCGCGCTCGAAACTTCCCGTGGACATTAACCGAATCCGAACAGCAGAAATGGTTGGCGCATTGCCGTGAATACTATGAAAGCAATATCGAAGAATACATGCTTAATCTTGAAAACTTGGCTCATGAACACGAAAGTGATGCGGCCAAAATCGATACTCTCAAAGCCGTTTATCAATATGTAGAATCTTTGGTGTCTTAA